In Cytobacillus oceanisediminis, the following proteins share a genomic window:
- a CDS encoding YqxA family protein: MKIFMLKALFLAALMFVSVLFGMQQANEGIHRMKGFHDEDFKSALTLNETNEGEMQASVLGNDVSSHDLQQKKEKLEEMKAYNFFSSLGKSISEGLSELTEKSVAFITDLITGK; this comes from the coding sequence ATGAAAATATTTATGCTAAAAGCTCTTTTTCTGGCAGCGCTTATGTTTGTCTCAGTATTATTTGGAATGCAGCAGGCAAATGAAGGAATCCACAGAATGAAGGGTTTCCATGACGAAGATTTCAAAAGTGCCTTAACCTTAAATGAAACCAATGAAGGTGAAATGCAGGCATCTGTCCTGGGGAATGATGTGTCCAGCCATGATCTTCAGCAGAAAAAAGAAAAGCTTGAAGAAATGAAAGCATATAACTTCTTTTCATCTCTGGGAAAAAGCATCTCCGAAGGCTTATCAGAGCTGACAGAAAAATCGGTCGCATTCATCACAGACTTAATAACCGGAAAATAG
- the spoIIP gene encoding stage II sporulation protein P: MKPFKSNGLVVTIQGTSLLKAIGGFLLFLFMIFSISGALTSLKPEYRISSSSVNSAANSLTGEMLYHFLGWENHSFLQGVTENSSPPGFANLVFKLSTNVNLDDPRSLLGRELPFFSIYDSKILVAGEGTDYTNMPVESSPPIEVLMAEQEAALQNTEGLEQDGDTKQSKTPPMSTGDKKPVYVYFSHNTESYLPYLKGVTNPDAAFHSKINVTKIGDKLKEEIESKGIGTFVDKTDIQGNLSKKGLTYGRSYQESREVVQAAITSNRDLSYLIDIHRDSKRKKDTTKEINGESYAKLAFIIGGNNPNYEKNLKFAKELHDRLNVKYKGLSRGIMKKEGAGTNGNFNQDLSGNAILIEFGGVDNTFEELNRSAEALAEVFSEYYWQAEEVNSPAVGESEKK, translated from the coding sequence ATGAAACCTTTTAAATCGAACGGACTTGTAGTAACCATTCAAGGGACAAGCTTGCTGAAAGCCATAGGCGGATTTTTGCTTTTTCTATTTATGATATTTTCAATAAGCGGAGCATTAACTTCATTAAAGCCGGAATACAGAATCAGCTCATCTTCAGTTAATTCTGCCGCGAACAGCCTGACAGGAGAAATGCTTTATCATTTTCTTGGATGGGAAAACCACTCATTTCTCCAGGGGGTTACTGAAAACAGTTCTCCCCCTGGTTTTGCCAATTTGGTTTTTAAGCTATCCACAAATGTCAATTTGGATGATCCCAGAAGCCTTTTGGGAAGGGAACTTCCATTCTTCTCTATTTATGACAGTAAAATCCTTGTTGCTGGTGAAGGAACGGATTATACTAACATGCCTGTGGAATCTTCTCCTCCTATCGAAGTGCTGATGGCAGAACAGGAGGCAGCCCTGCAAAACACCGAAGGACTTGAGCAGGATGGTGATACGAAACAGTCGAAAACACCGCCGATGTCTACGGGTGATAAAAAACCAGTCTATGTTTATTTTTCTCATAATACGGAATCCTATCTTCCTTATCTGAAGGGTGTAACCAATCCTGATGCAGCCTTTCATTCCAAAATTAACGTTACTAAGATTGGTGATAAGCTTAAGGAAGAGATAGAGAGCAAAGGAATAGGGACCTTTGTTGACAAAACGGATATCCAGGGAAATTTAAGCAAGAAAGGATTAACGTATGGACGTTCCTATCAGGAATCAAGAGAAGTTGTTCAGGCTGCAATTACGTCCAACCGGGATTTGTCTTACTTAATCGATATTCACCGTGATTCAAAAAGAAAAAAAGATACAACGAAAGAAATTAACGGAGAGTCTTATGCCAAACTAGCTTTCATTATTGGTGGAAATAACCCGAATTACGAAAAGAACTTAAAATTTGCGAAAGAGCTGCATGATAGATTGAACGTTAAGTACAAAGGGTTAAGCAGGGGAATCATGAAAAAAGAAGGCGCAGGGACAAATGGCAACTTCAATCAGGATTTATCGGGAAATGCCATCCTCATTGAATTTGGCGGAGTTGATAATACGTTTGAAGAATTAAACCGTTCGGCAGAAGCACTCGCAGAAGTGTTCAGTGAATATTATTGGCAGGCCGAGGAAGTGAATTCACCAGCTGTCGGTGAATCAGAAAAGAAATAG
- the gpr gene encoding GPR endopeptidase codes for MKDSIDLSQYSVRTDLAIEAREMVISDRQKDNIHQQENLSQIEGVIIKEKEENDIKISFVEVTKEGAEALGKKEGKYLTLEVTGIRQQDTELQHKVESVFASEFSQFIKQLGINEDASCLIVGLGNWNVTPDALGPQVCENLLITRHLYQLQPESVEEGYRPVSAISPGVMGLTGIETSDIIYGIVEKTKPDFVIAIDALASRSIERVNSTIQISDTGIHPGSGVGNKRKEISKETLGIPVIAIGIPTVVDAVSITSDTIDYILKHFGKEMKEGDRPSRALAPAGMTFGEKRKLTDDDLPEEHHRKTFLGMIGTLPEEEKRKLIYEVLSPLGHNLMVTPKEVDVFIEDMSNLIANGLNAALHQKVNQDNAGFYTR; via the coding sequence ATGAAGGATTCAATAGATTTAAGCCAGTACTCAGTCCGAACGGACCTTGCCATTGAAGCCAGGGAAATGGTTATTTCTGATAGGCAGAAAGACAATATTCATCAGCAGGAGAACCTTTCCCAAATAGAAGGCGTAATAATTAAAGAAAAAGAAGAAAATGATATAAAAATTTCTTTTGTTGAAGTAACAAAAGAAGGTGCAGAGGCATTGGGGAAAAAAGAGGGAAAATATCTGACCCTTGAAGTGACGGGAATACGCCAGCAGGATACGGAGCTGCAGCACAAAGTGGAGTCTGTATTTGCAAGTGAATTCTCCCAATTTATTAAACAGCTGGGAATCAATGAAGATGCATCCTGTTTAATTGTCGGTCTGGGCAATTGGAATGTGACTCCCGATGCACTTGGTCCGCAAGTTTGCGAAAATTTGCTTATCACAAGACATCTCTATCAGCTGCAGCCTGAAAGCGTAGAAGAAGGTTATCGGCCAGTAAGTGCTATTTCTCCGGGAGTGATGGGCCTGACCGGGATAGAAACAAGTGACATTATTTATGGCATTGTTGAAAAAACAAAGCCCGATTTTGTCATTGCAATTGATGCTCTTGCTTCCCGATCAATTGAAAGAGTCAATTCTACCATTCAAATTTCGGATACAGGGATTCACCCTGGTTCTGGTGTCGGGAATAAACGAAAAGAAATCAGCAAAGAGACTTTAGGGATACCTGTCATAGCGATTGGAATCCCAACAGTTGTCGATGCCGTATCCATCACAAGCGATACAATTGATTACATCCTGAAGCATTTCGGCAAGGAAATGAAAGAAGGCGACCGTCCATCACGTGCTCTTGCTCCTGCAGGAATGACTTTTGGGGAGAAGAGAAAGCTGACAGATGATGACCTGCCGGAAGAACATCATAGAAAAACCTTTCTTGGCATGATTGGAACCTTGCCTGAAGAGGAGAAGCGGAAGCTTATTTATGAAGTGCTGTCTCCTTTGGGCCACAACCTTATGGTGACTCCAAAGGAAGTGGATGTATTTATAGAAGATATGTCAAATTTAATTGCTAACGGTTTGAACGCAGCACTCCATCAAAAAGTGAATCAGGATAATGCCGGTTTTTATACCAGATAG
- the rpsT gene encoding 30S ribosomal protein S20 has translation MPNIKSAIKRVKTSEARNAHNATVKSAMRTAVKKVDAAVVNNDAAAATASFADAARKLDKAAAKGLIHKNAAARKKSRLMKKMNSLNA, from the coding sequence ATGCCAAACATTAAATCTGCTATTAAGCGTGTTAAAACTAGCGAAGCTCGCAACGCTCATAACGCTACAGTTAAATCAGCAATGCGTACAGCTGTTAAGAAAGTTGATGCTGCGGTCGTAAACAACGATGCTGCTGCTGCAACTGCATCTTTCGCTGATGCTGCTCGTAAACTAGACAAAGCTGCTGCAAAAGGTCTTATCCACAAAAATGCTGCTGCCCGTAAAAAGTCTCGTTTAATGAAAAAAATGAACTCTTTAAACGCGTAA
- the holA gene encoding DNA polymerase III subunit delta, with protein MVFDIWKQIKAKSFAPIYLLYGTEPYLINETKQLLINNVLSEDEADFNLSSYDLEETPIDTALEDAETFPFMGERRLIFLHNPIFLTSEKSKAKQEHNLSKLEAYIKAPAPYSVVVFSSTAEKLDDRKKITKQLKKTAAVLEAKKLNEGELKAWIRERAALNGVQIDESAVELILTLAGTNLFILTNEIDKLALYANDTKRIDEQMAEKMVSRSLEQNIFSLVDKVVHRKIEEALRIYYDLLKQNEEPIKILSVITGQFRLIYQVKELARRGYGQQQIAGYLKIHPFRVKLAAGQAQLFADEELAAIISLLADADYQMKTGGMNKTMLIEMFLFRLQSQALRKNP; from the coding sequence TTGGTTTTTGATATTTGGAAGCAGATAAAAGCGAAAAGTTTTGCTCCTATTTACTTATTATATGGAACAGAACCTTATCTTATAAACGAAACGAAGCAGCTTCTGATCAACAATGTGCTAAGCGAAGATGAAGCTGACTTTAATTTATCCTCTTATGACCTTGAGGAAACCCCAATCGATACAGCGCTTGAAGATGCGGAGACATTTCCGTTTATGGGGGAAAGAAGACTGATCTTTTTACATAACCCAATATTTTTAACATCTGAAAAATCGAAAGCTAAGCAGGAGCATAACCTGTCTAAGCTGGAAGCCTATATTAAAGCGCCTGCCCCGTATTCAGTGGTGGTATTCTCCTCAACTGCAGAAAAGCTGGATGACCGGAAAAAAATAACTAAACAATTGAAAAAAACTGCTGCAGTCCTTGAAGCAAAGAAACTAAATGAAGGTGAATTGAAAGCCTGGATCAGGGAACGGGCAGCACTTAACGGCGTGCAGATTGATGAATCGGCAGTTGAGCTGATATTGACATTGGCAGGCACCAACTTATTTATCTTGACAAACGAGATCGATAAATTGGCTTTATATGCGAATGACACGAAGCGAATCGATGAACAAATGGCAGAGAAAATGGTATCAAGGTCATTGGAGCAAAACATTTTTTCCCTTGTAGATAAGGTTGTTCACCGCAAAATAGAAGAAGCCCTGAGAATTTATTATGATTTATTAAAGCAAAATGAAGAACCAATTAAGATTTTATCTGTTATTACTGGGCAGTTCAGATTAATTTATCAGGTGAAGGAGCTTGCCAGGAGAGGCTACGGCCAGCAGCAGATTGCCGGCTATTTAAAAATTCATCCTTTCCGGGTGAAACTGGCGGCTGGACAGGCGCAGCTTTTTGCAGACGAAGAACTTGCAGCGATCATAAGCTTGCTTGCTGATGCAGATTACCAAATGAAAACTGGAGGCATGAATAAAACCATGCTGATTGAAATGTTCCTGTTTCGTCTGCAAAGTCAGGCTCTCAGAAAAAATCCTTAG
- a CDS encoding YqzM family protein codes for MNEFEKNVQSKRNDAIDSGVGFIVSFGFFATLFVIATVIKFLGA; via the coding sequence GTGAACGAATTTGAAAAGAACGTCCAAAGCAAACGTAATGATGCCATCGACTCTGGAGTAGGATTCATCGTATCATTCGGTTTCTTCGCAACGTTATTTGTTATTGCAACAGTCATTAAATTTTTAGGAGCTTAA
- a CDS encoding DNA internalization-related competence protein ComEC/Rec2, producing the protein MKGRWIYAAAASLLGNLTSFFHPAIAIVFSLLIFFLLKRNILSSKNAAILIMIYLALIMRNEFASEQNRTSLAGNESEFEITMKESAKIDGDLLTVLIELADKKEKLAARYKIKSETEKKVLADHLGTGMTCRVNGTLQTPSTSTNPNSFSYQEYLNHNSIFWILELEQFNLSDCSYRKRSPALTILKIRETGIHYILDQFPEQTAPLAIALVFGDRDFIDQDTIASYQKIGIIHLLAISGLHVGMLAGMFFLAGIRAGITREKMTSILLLILPLYAILTGAAPSVLRAVFMMLLVLLAKKLKAPIQLTDVISIVFIGYLFISPYIIYNAGFQLSFAVALSLILSAPIILKRFSESYAAILAVSFVCQMAAIPILLWHFFEVSIISIIANLIFVPLYSSIILPGVLILFILDLLSGGKADFLLNVFDKLISFLNWIAELLSAIPNSTLVLGRPSLIMLIVYLMLIPAFFAGWERSKNKKVLIKSGVLPILAILIHYLSNVYTPAGEITFIDVGQGDSILIKLPYGRGNYLIDAGGTLMFDTEDWRMRSDPYETGKDTVVPFLKSKGINKIDKFFLTHGDMDHIGGASAVIREMRVKSVVFSQGAEISEAEKDLIVQAKLKKSNIVFTKAGDSWSKGDSVFQVLSPFGDRLGDVYTGKNDGSIVLFAKVGGLNWLFTGDLEEKGESQLINSYPNLKIDVLKIAHHGSKTSTTDSFLSAVKPRIAVISAGKNNRYGHPHNDVMGRLSDFNVHVLRTDKQGAVSYVFKGNSGTFSVQLP; encoded by the coding sequence ATGAAAGGCAGATGGATCTATGCAGCTGCTGCCTCACTACTGGGAAATTTGACATCTTTTTTTCATCCGGCTATTGCTATCGTTTTTTCTCTTCTGATTTTTTTCCTCCTAAAAAGAAATATTTTATCCTCCAAAAACGCAGCCATTCTGATAATGATTTACCTTGCCTTAATCATGCGCAATGAATTTGCATCGGAACAAAACAGGACAAGCCTTGCCGGAAATGAGAGCGAGTTCGAAATAACCATGAAAGAATCTGCAAAAATAGATGGAGACCTTCTTACAGTCTTAATTGAATTAGCCGATAAAAAAGAAAAGCTGGCAGCCAGGTATAAAATTAAATCCGAAACAGAAAAAAAGGTCCTTGCAGACCATCTGGGAACAGGAATGACATGCCGGGTAAATGGCACCTTACAGACTCCTTCAACATCCACCAATCCTAATTCCTTCAGCTATCAGGAATATCTAAACCACAACAGCATCTTTTGGATCCTCGAATTGGAACAGTTTAACCTCTCTGATTGCAGTTACCGTAAACGCAGCCCCGCATTAACCATTTTAAAAATAAGAGAGACGGGAATTCATTATATCCTGGACCAATTCCCTGAACAGACAGCTCCACTGGCTATTGCTCTTGTTTTCGGCGATCGTGATTTTATTGATCAGGATACCATTGCTTCTTATCAGAAAATCGGAATTATTCATTTGCTTGCGATATCCGGCCTTCATGTAGGAATGCTTGCTGGGATGTTCTTTCTTGCTGGTATACGTGCCGGAATCACCAGAGAAAAAATGACCAGCATCTTATTATTGATTTTGCCTTTATATGCAATCCTGACAGGGGCAGCACCATCTGTTCTGCGGGCTGTGTTTATGATGCTTCTGGTTTTGCTCGCAAAGAAGCTGAAAGCCCCTATTCAATTAACTGATGTTATCTCTATTGTGTTTATTGGCTACCTTTTTATCTCTCCTTATATCATCTATAATGCCGGGTTTCAGCTGTCGTTTGCTGTCGCCTTATCGCTTATCCTCTCAGCTCCCATCATCCTCAAAAGATTTTCTGAATCATACGCTGCTATCCTGGCAGTTTCTTTTGTTTGCCAGATGGCTGCCATTCCGATTCTTCTGTGGCATTTTTTTGAGGTATCGATTATTTCCATAATTGCCAATCTGATTTTTGTGCCTTTATATTCTTCCATAATCCTGCCAGGGGTGCTGATTCTTTTTATTCTTGATTTGTTATCAGGGGGGAAGGCAGATTTCTTGCTCAATGTATTTGATAAACTCATCAGTTTTCTAAATTGGATTGCTGAATTGCTTTCGGCCATTCCTAACTCGACCCTTGTCCTTGGCAGGCCATCCCTGATTATGCTGATCGTCTATCTGATGCTTATTCCCGCATTCTTTGCCGGCTGGGAAAGGTCCAAAAATAAAAAGGTTCTTATCAAGAGCGGTGTGCTTCCAATCCTTGCAATACTAATTCATTACTTGTCTAATGTGTATACTCCTGCCGGTGAAATTACATTTATAGATGTTGGGCAGGGTGACAGCATTCTGATAAAGCTTCCATATGGAAGAGGGAATTATCTGATAGATGCAGGTGGCACGCTTATGTTTGACACTGAGGATTGGAGGATGAGAAGCGATCCTTATGAAACAGGTAAGGATACGGTAGTGCCTTTTCTGAAAAGTAAAGGGATCAATAAAATAGATAAGTTTTTTTTGACTCACGGGGATATGGATCACATTGGAGGAGCATCTGCTGTGATTAGGGAAATGAGGGTAAAGTCTGTTGTGTTTTCACAGGGGGCGGAAATCTCAGAGGCTGAAAAGGATTTGATTGTTCAGGCTAAATTAAAAAAAAGCAATATTGTATTCACTAAAGCTGGAGATAGCTGGTCAAAAGGAGATTCCGTATTTCAAGTTTTGTCTCCATTTGGGGATCGGCTGGGGGACGTGTATACAGGGAAAAATGATGGCTCTATTGTCCTTTTTGCCAAAGTGGGGGGCTTAAACTGGCTGTTTACCGGAGATTTGGAGGAAAAGGGGGAAAGTCAGCTTATAAATTCTTATCCTAATTTGAAAATTGATGTTTTAAAAATTGCACATCATGGAAGCAAAACCTCCACAACAGATTCATTTCTGTCTGCTGTTAAGCCGAGGATTGCCGTTATTTCTGCAGGCAAAAACAACAGGTATGGGCATCCTCATAATGATGTAATGGGTAGGCTTAGTGACTTTAATGTGCATGTTCTGAGAACCGACAAGCAAGGAGCGGTTAGCTATGTTTTTAAAGGAAATTCAGGAACCTTTTCCGTTCAGCTTCCATAG
- a CDS encoding ComE operon protein 2: MDRISWNQYFMAQSHLLALRSTCTRLAVGATIVRDKRIIAGGYNGSIAGGVHCIDEGCYVIDNHCVRTIHAEMNAILQCAKFGVPTSDAELYVTHFPCLQCCKAIIQAGIKTVYYAQDYKNHPYGIELFEKAGVKTVQVIAEKVSFDDSKQEKRDFIEELINELEKSGKDLDLVKSYKETKDKLFQN; the protein is encoded by the coding sequence ATGGATCGGATTTCCTGGAACCAATATTTTATGGCACAAAGCCATTTGCTTGCTTTGAGGAGCACATGTACAAGGCTTGCGGTAGGGGCAACCATTGTAAGGGATAAGAGAATCATTGCCGGCGGCTATAATGGATCGATTGCCGGCGGTGTACATTGTATTGATGAAGGCTGCTATGTTATTGATAACCATTGTGTCAGAACCATTCATGCGGAAATGAATGCGATTTTACAGTGTGCAAAATTTGGGGTACCTACAAGTGATGCAGAATTATATGTAACCCATTTTCCATGCCTCCAATGCTGCAAAGCGATTATACAGGCAGGCATTAAAACAGTTTATTATGCACAGGATTATAAAAACCACCCTTATGGAATTGAACTCTTTGAGAAGGCTGGAGTGAAAACTGTGCAGGTAATAGCAGAAAAAGTGTCCTTTGATGACAGCAAACAAGAAAAACGTGATTTTATTGAAGAATTAATAAATGAGCTTGAAAAAAGCGGAAAAGATCTGGACTTGGTGAAAAGCTATAAAGAAACAAAGGACAAGCTTTTTCAGAATTAA
- a CDS encoding helix-hairpin-helix domain-containing protein, producing MPEWIKTHKIYFAGAAIAMAAFLYYFFMPVQENEVFPEIEQPVLLNENEDGDKEIETEGDGPAGQMPQPMKADIKGAVQKPGVYEAAEGDRVIDLLEKAGGLTEKADGTKINFALNITDEMVIYVPEKGEVLEEATAGGNFEARGQQDNGKINLNQADESELQTLPGIGPSKAAAIIEHRETNGSFKDIADLKLISGIGEKTFEKLKEHISVK from the coding sequence ATGCCCGAATGGATAAAAACACATAAAATTTACTTTGCAGGAGCCGCGATTGCAATGGCTGCCTTCCTCTATTATTTTTTCATGCCTGTTCAAGAGAATGAAGTATTTCCTGAGATTGAACAGCCAGTTCTATTAAATGAAAATGAAGATGGTGATAAAGAAATAGAAACAGAAGGTGATGGACCGGCTGGACAGATGCCGCAGCCAATGAAGGCAGATATTAAAGGTGCTGTACAAAAGCCGGGAGTGTACGAAGCGGCAGAAGGTGACAGGGTAATCGACCTGCTGGAAAAAGCAGGCGGACTGACGGAAAAAGCAGATGGCACTAAAATCAATTTTGCCCTCAATATTACGGATGAGATGGTCATATATGTTCCGGAAAAGGGAGAAGTTCTCGAGGAGGCCACAGCGGGTGGAAATTTCGAGGCGAGGGGACAGCAAGATAACGGAAAGATAAATTTAAACCAAGCCGATGAATCGGAATTGCAGACATTGCCTGGTATCGGCCCGTCTAAGGCCGCAGCCATAATTGAACACCGCGAGACAAATGGATCCTTTAAGGATATTGCGGATTTGAAATTAATATCAGGGATAGGAGAGAAAACCTTTGAAAAACTTAAAGAACATATTAGTGTAAAATAA
- the comER gene encoding late competence protein ComER: MKIGIIGTGNMGRILTEAFLDGGTVSPSSMTITNRTAAKAMEIKETHQDITVVNNAREAALRSSLIFICVKPHDVYNVVQDILPFLSKDKCVVSITSPISVKQLESILPCSAARAIPSITNRALSGVSLLSFGEQCSEKWKGILNKLFESISTPVFIEENITRVSSDIVSCGPAFFSYLTQRFINAAVAETEIDKETATKLAGEMLIGLGDLLKKGFYTLPTLQEKVCVKGGITGEGIKILESELGTIFEHLFQATHSKYDEDLVEVKKQYSLH, translated from the coding sequence ATGAAAATCGGAATTATTGGCACAGGTAACATGGGGAGGATACTGACCGAGGCTTTCCTCGATGGAGGAACCGTTTCCCCATCCTCCATGACGATTACCAATCGGACAGCGGCAAAAGCGATGGAAATAAAGGAAACTCATCAGGATATTACTGTTGTAAATAATGCAAGAGAGGCTGCACTTCGATCTTCGCTTATCTTTATTTGTGTAAAGCCTCATGATGTGTATAATGTCGTTCAGGATATTTTGCCGTTCCTGTCAAAAGATAAATGTGTAGTTTCAATAACCAGCCCTATTAGTGTAAAACAGCTTGAATCTATTCTGCCTTGTTCAGCAGCCAGGGCGATTCCAAGCATAACAAATCGGGCCTTATCAGGGGTTTCGCTATTATCATTCGGTGAACAGTGCAGCGAGAAATGGAAAGGGATACTTAATAAGCTTTTTGAAAGCATCTCCACGCCTGTCTTTATCGAGGAAAACATTACCCGGGTTTCTTCGGATATTGTCAGCTGCGGACCTGCCTTTTTCAGCTATTTGACGCAGCGGTTCATCAATGCGGCAGTTGCAGAAACGGAGATTGATAAAGAAACAGCTACAAAGCTTGCAGGAGAGATGCTGATCGGACTTGGGGATTTACTGAAAAAGGGTTTTTATACATTGCCGACATTACAGGAGAAGGTATGCGTCAAAGGAGGAATTACAGGAGAGGGAATTAAAATTCTTGAAAGCGAGCTTGGTACAATATTTGAGCACTTATTCCAGGCAACACATTCTAAGTATGACGAAGATCTTGTTGAGGTAAAAAAACAGTACTCTCTCCATTAG
- a CDS encoding class I SAM-dependent DNA methyltransferase: MSYGKFAYLYDRLMEDVPYDSWIKLVNEKHAEFNVPGKKLLDLACGTGQLSIRLSKQGYEVTGVDLSEDMLAVAQAKAEQNGLQIPFYLQNMAELEGFSEFDIIGIFCDSLNYLETESEVKDTFMRVHTHLKSDGLFIFDVHSIYKIMQIFMNQTFAENDEEISYIWHSYQGEYPNSVEHDLSFFVLEDETGKYDRYDELHFQRTYPIDQYESWLRECGFELLDISADFEEGPPGSQAERIIFIAKKRN; the protein is encoded by the coding sequence ATGAGCTACGGAAAGTTCGCTTATCTCTATGACAGGCTGATGGAAGATGTCCCTTATGACAGCTGGATTAAATTGGTCAATGAAAAGCATGCGGAATTTAATGTTCCCGGCAAAAAACTGCTGGACCTTGCCTGCGGCACCGGGCAGCTTTCCATAAGGCTAAGTAAACAGGGTTATGAGGTTACTGGTGTGGACTTATCAGAGGATATGCTGGCTGTAGCACAGGCAAAGGCGGAACAGAACGGTCTGCAAATCCCCTTTTACCTGCAGAACATGGCAGAACTTGAAGGATTCAGCGAATTTGATATTATTGGCATTTTTTGTGATTCTTTGAATTATCTGGAGACGGAATCAGAGGTGAAAGACACCTTCATGCGGGTCCACACCCATTTGAAAAGTGATGGTCTTTTTATATTTGATGTCCACTCCATTTATAAAATCATGCAGATATTTATGAACCAGACATTTGCTGAAAATGATGAGGAAATTTCATATATCTGGCACAGCTATCAGGGTGAATACCCTAATTCTGTCGAGCATGATCTTTCATTTTTTGTCCTGGAAGACGAAACCGGAAAGTATGACCGCTATGACGAGCTTCACTTCCAGCGCACTTATCCTATTGATCAATATGAAAGCTGGCTTAGGGAATGCGGATTTGAACTGCTTGACATTTCAGCAGATTTTGAAGAGGGCCCTCCAGGCAGTCAGGCTGAACGAATCATTTTTATTGCAAAGAAAAGGAACTAA
- the rsfS gene encoding ribosome silencing factor produces MNENTLLMTAVKAADDKRAEDITVLNMKGISLISDYFVICHGNSDKQVQAIAREMKEKSEEHGFTVKRMEGFDEARWILVDMGDIVAHIFHKDERSYYNLERLWGDAPVENVQGMLNQ; encoded by the coding sequence ATGAATGAAAATACATTGCTGATGACGGCAGTTAAAGCAGCGGATGATAAACGGGCAGAAGATATAACGGTACTTAATATGAAAGGCATTTCCCTGATTTCAGATTACTTTGTAATTTGCCACGGTAACTCTGATAAACAAGTGCAGGCCATTGCTCGGGAAATGAAAGAAAAATCTGAAGAACATGGGTTTACTGTTAAAAGAATGGAAGGTTTTGATGAAGCAAGGTGGATTCTAGTTGATATGGGTGATATAGTTGCTCATATTTTCCATAAGGATGAAAGAAGCTACTATAATCTGGAAAGACTTTGGGGCGATGCGCCGGTCGAGAACGTTCAGGGCATGCTTAACCAATGA
- the yqeK gene encoding bis(5'-nucleosyl)-tetraphosphatase (symmetrical) YqeK, translated as MNREQALSIVKEQLTEHRYLHTVGVMETAINLAAEYGADKKKAELAAIFHDYAKFRPKEEMREIIIKEGMPSELLEYNSELWHAPVGAFLTEKEAGINDKEVLDAIRYHTSGRPGMALLEKIIYLADYIEPGRHFPGVDEVRDLAQTNLDKALIKAVQNTIMFLMKKGQPVFPASFQTYNDLVMNKED; from the coding sequence ATGAATCGTGAACAGGCTCTTTCAATCGTAAAGGAACAGCTGACTGAACATCGCTACCTTCATACAGTAGGAGTGATGGAAACAGCCATTAACCTCGCAGCGGAATATGGTGCTGATAAAAAGAAAGCGGAACTGGCGGCCATTTTTCATGATTATGCTAAGTTCCGTCCTAAGGAAGAAATGAGGGAAATTATCATTAAGGAAGGAATGCCAAGTGAGCTTCTGGAGTACAATAGTGAACTTTGGCATGCTCCTGTCGGTGCTTTTCTGACTGAGAAAGAAGCGGGAATTAATGATAAAGAGGTCTTGGATGCTATACGGTACCATACTTCCGGCAGGCCGGGAATGGCACTTCTTGAAAAGATCATTTATCTAGCGGATTATATTGAACCTGGAAGGCATTTTCCGGGTGTTGATGAAGTTCGTGATTTAGCGCAGACGAATCTGGACAAGGCTTTAATCAAGGCTGTCCAAAATACCATCATGTTTTTAATGAAAAAAGGGCAGCCGGTTTTTCCAGCGTCCTTCCAAACTTATAATGACCTTGTAATGAATAAGGAGGATTGA